One Pleurocapsa sp. PCC 7327 DNA segment encodes these proteins:
- a CDS encoding DUF167 domain-containing protein, translating to MKIQVKVKPNSKQQRIEEADDESLFIYLKSPPIDGKANQELIELLAKKFKVTKSQVLIKSGLSSKNKLVEIAF from the coding sequence ATGAAAATTCAAGTAAAAGTTAAACCTAACTCCAAACAACAAAGAATAGAAGAAGCTGATGACGAAAGTTTATTTATTTATTTAAAATCGCCTCCAATTGATGGAAAAGCCAATCAAGAACTCATCGAACTGCTTGCCAAAAAATTCAAGGTCACGAAATCACAAGTTTTGATTAAGTCCGGTTTATCTTCAAAAAATAAGTTAGTAGAGATCGCTTTTTAG
- the tnpA gene encoding IS200/IS605 family transposase, with amino-acid sequence MVSLSPDNQISEFVKVLKASSSRLIRKEFKSHVDKYYWKPVFWSSSYLVNSSGGVSLDVLKKSIKQQDSPRS; translated from the coding sequence TTGGTCAGTCTGTCTCCAGACAACCAGATTTCTGAGTTTGTAAAAGTTCTCAAAGCGTCATCAAGCAGACTAATTCGCAAGGAGTTCAAGTCTCATGTTGACAAATACTACTGGAAACCTGTTTTTTGGTCTAGCTCATACTTGGTCAATTCCAGTGGCGGAGTATCGCTTGATGTTTTGAAAAAATCTATCAAGCAACAAGATTCTCCGCGTAGCTAA
- a CDS encoding RNA-guided endonuclease TnpB family protein: MRVTRRTTFRLYPTKSQESKLHYWRRLHKDLFKACLYHRKTEYQRFGNSISYYDQQNILPDFKECWPEYKELGAQALQATVKGVDYAFQRFFRGLSGYPKFKSARHDRGRTYPGISGWKAHTSGDNGYLELSNLGQIQMRGKARTWGTPTTCTIIWKPGKWYASITVNCEPKRETSTGAIGLDFGTHHAIACSDGTIIAPPKFLAKTQQKIKQLSKRLRRKRAPNFKKKIKASKRWRKARKQISRLQSKVTNQRQDWQHQVATQIVKSNSLVATEKSNIKGMTRKANKGSQRKHQKTGLNSSLLDVGIGNLTSLIRSKLSECSGVFVEVPLKIAPSQTCPRCGYKKKKELAERVHHCENCNFTAARDVAASMVMLNYALGLGTSLSNADAEPLSKTPQHCGGFRKVQQVKRQKPRR; the protein is encoded by the coding sequence ATGAGAGTAACACGTAGAACCACCTTTCGCTTATATCCAACTAAATCTCAGGAGTCGAAATTGCATTATTGGCGACGACTTCATAAAGATTTGTTCAAGGCCTGTCTTTACCACAGAAAGACAGAATATCAGCGTTTTGGGAATTCTATTAGCTACTATGACCAGCAAAATATTCTGCCAGATTTCAAAGAATGTTGGCCTGAATATAAAGAATTAGGTGCGCAAGCTTTACAGGCAACGGTAAAGGGTGTTGACTATGCCTTTCAACGTTTTTTCCGTGGATTGAGTGGATACCCAAAATTCAAGTCTGCACGACATGATCGTGGTCGGACTTATCCAGGAATAAGTGGATGGAAAGCGCATACATCAGGCGATAACGGCTACCTGGAATTGTCTAATTTAGGACAAATTCAGATGAGAGGTAAAGCTAGAACTTGGGGGACACCAACAACTTGTACAATCATCTGGAAACCAGGTAAATGGTATGCTTCAATCACTGTAAACTGCGAACCAAAACGAGAAACTAGCACTGGTGCTATAGGTTTAGATTTTGGTACTCACCACGCTATTGCTTGTTCAGATGGAACAATAATTGCTCCTCCGAAATTTTTAGCCAAAACTCAACAAAAAATAAAGCAATTATCTAAGAGATTACGTCGCAAGCGTGCGCCTAATTTCAAAAAGAAGATTAAAGCATCTAAACGTTGGAGAAAAGCCAGGAAACAAATTAGTAGACTTCAAAGTAAAGTGACCAATCAAAGACAAGATTGGCAACATCAAGTAGCTACACAGATAGTAAAGAGTAATTCACTGGTAGCTACTGAGAAGTCGAACATCAAAGGGATGACTCGTAAAGCAAACAAGGGCAGCCAAAGAAAACATCAAAAAACAGGACTCAATAGCTCGCTGTTAGATGTTGGGATTGGCAATCTAACTTCACTAATCAGATCTAAGCTCAGTGAATGTAGTGGGGTATTTGTTGAAGTACCTCTCAAAATTGCACCATCCCAAACTTGCCCTCGGTGTGGTTACAAAAAGAAAAAAGAGTTAGCCGAGCGTGTGCATCATTGTGAAAACTGCAACTTCACTGCGGCTCGTGATGTGGCAGCATCAATGGTAATGCTCAATTACGCTTTGGGGTTAGGAACTAGCCTCTCAAACGCTGATGCTGAACCTCTTTCTAAGACCCCACAGCATTGTGGAGGGTTTAGGAAAGTTCAGCAGGTGAAGCGTCAGAAACCTCGGAGGTAG
- a CDS encoding response regulator transcription factor — protein sequence MRFLLAEDDVTLAVSLSEALANQRYAVDVVQNGEAAWRQIATIDYDLVLLDVMLPKLDGISLCKRLRDRGFLKPILILTACDASTDKVAGLDAGADDYIVKPFDLSELFARIRALLRRSEICAPPILTWGSLRLNPSTFEVTYGDRFLHITPKEYAILELLMRYGRRVISRSVIIEHIWSLEEPPTEETVKAHIKSLRHKLNSAGAPKQLIETVHGIGYRLNMPRQSTLVEELGSERDALREP from the coding sequence ATGAGATTTCTCCTGGCTGAAGATGATGTAACGCTAGCTGTCAGCTTATCTGAAGCGCTTGCCAACCAACGCTATGCGGTTGATGTCGTCCAAAATGGGGAAGCGGCTTGGCGGCAAATTGCAACAATCGACTACGATCTCGTTTTGTTAGATGTGATGCTGCCTAAATTAGATGGTATTAGCTTGTGCAAACGGCTGCGCGATCGCGGTTTTCTCAAACCCATCCTCATTCTGACTGCCTGCGACGCTAGCACCGACAAAGTTGCTGGATTAGATGCCGGAGCCGATGACTATATCGTCAAACCTTTCGATTTATCGGAGCTATTTGCAAGAATTCGAGCCTTGCTGCGTAGGAGCGAGATTTGTGCGCCTCCGATTTTAACCTGGGGTAGCTTGCGCCTTAATCCGAGTACCTTTGAAGTTACTTATGGCGATCGTTTCCTCCACATCACTCCCAAAGAATATGCCATCCTAGAACTTCTCATGCGCTATGGTCGACGGGTTATCAGTCGCAGCGTTATTATCGAACACATCTGGTCTTTAGAAGAACCGCCAACAGAAGAAACAGTCAAAGCACATATCAAAAGCCTGCGCCACAAACTAAACTCCGCAGGCGCTCCCAAGCAGTTAATCGAGACGGTTCACGGTATCGGTTATCGACTCAACATGCCGCGACAATCAACTTTAGTAGAGGAGTTGGGTAGCGAGCGGGATGCTTTGAGGGAACCTTAA